The region tGGCGTGTACAGCGGTCTCACAATGGAAAGCTCCACATCATTCGAGCCGCCGTCATTGCCACCAACTCCTGCTGCCATGGGCAACTACACATAACTTAAAAACATTGCATATCCTTTTATTACTTCCATCATGTCCCCACGTTTGGAGGGCAGGAACCGCTGCCTCTGCGATAGATTAGTGCCAGCTACTTTCTATGAAAACCAATCTAAAGGTAGATGCAATTTACAACTCTTAAAATACAGGCATGTGTGGAAAAGTCTAGAGATGTTGGTGTTGAATTGATAGCATGTgctttgttgctgttgagTCTTATCAGAGATGCGAGCAAAAAACGGGTTGCAGGTCCGAGTCGTTGTACCAGGCACACCAGCATCGACGAAAGGGATCGTAATATACATGGACCTCGCCGTTTAGTGAAGCCTCCACCCGTGTAATGTTAGCGAGCGCCTGTATTCGATATCGCTCTTCCTGGTGGGAATATGAATGACGTAGTCGTTCTAGTGTTCCGAGTTTTCTCAGTGAGGGTAGCGTTTCGATTGCTGGTGATTCTACAACAGCAAGTACTCCATGGGGTCTATTGATATCATAGGTATCGACATTTGTCGCACATGTTGGGCGGACGCCGGAGGCGTTGTCGCCAAGTCGGGCCACATTTACTGCAACACACAGAGATTGTGCAATCTTACGTGCACCTGAACTATGCCGAATTGAGTGAAAGAAAGATGTTGAATCTCGACCTGCTTGTACCATGACTGTTTCCGGTGAACCGGGATGATTCATCAGGAAAGGTGTTAAATCGTAAATATGTCCATTGAGTCCAATCAAACATGAGTCAAACGTATTCTGCCCGGCCAAGACATAATTTAAATAACTCAGGCCGAACAAGAAATAGAACTCCTTGTCGTAGATTGGTGGAACCAATCCGGATCGGTCGAAAGCACCGCGTCCAATCGTCCATGCGTGGATCAGCCACGCGTAATCACGATGCCAGAGAGACTTCCACAAGGCTTCACTCGTTTCTCCGCATTCAACAGCATCTTGGCATGATTTATCAACGCACGCAAAACTCACAACatctttcggaagaagaaacgatAGAATATTAACCAACGCATCCGGAGGCAAACGCGTCAAAGAATTCGTACCGACGTGAGTTTCGTCAGTGTTTGTAGGAACAGAAATCGTGATAGCTTTGGGTggagaggaggaggaagataAACCTCCGAAACTCCAGAGCTTCACAAAATGATGACGCGATGCCGAGAGCTTCCAAGCATAGCAAGAAGCAGTCATGTATTTAATGATCGGTGTCAGTGTAGGTAGAACTGACGCGCCTGAGCAGTACAAGCCAGCCCCGTTTAGGAGTTCTTCTGTTTCGGCTTCGTGTTGATCCATAGCACACCACCACTCGTCCATACCAGTCGAGCCATCCTCGGTGCTCTTTCCCGTCACAGTAGCATCCTCCGGAGCTGCGTAACAGTGGTTGCAACTCATCTCTCTCCGGAATACAGTTATTGCACCCAAAGTGATCAACAGCACCATTTGAGGGCCCGAGACACAAGCGTTCTCACAAAGACTCGAGGTCAATTGTCTAGTGTAGTCCATCTTCTATCTCTGTTCGAATCCCAAGGCCCGTTCAAAGGTGACAGAGTGTGCTATAAAACCTCGGAGGATACTGGAGCCCGACTTCTGTGTCGCAAGATTTCGTTCGTTTTCGATTGGGCCTGGCGATGCGCACCCGATTTTCTGCCGTCGTCATCGAGATCGAGAAAGCAGTTTTTGGTGTATCCTGCGGGGGCGCAGCTGTTCGGACAGACGGCCATAGCCTACTTTGCCCGAGCCGCGGTGGCATgtattacagttagtcgaaggaatcgaaagaacaatggcatcatcaactgcagaaagaacaatggcatcatcaacTGCAGTCCTGCCAAGTCGTGACAGAAAATCGAACGTCAGTCTGTCCACCAGACTAAGGCTACGAGAGCTTTCCCGAAACCTAATAAAATACCAGACACCATGGTCATTGGGGAAAGTATGAACTCCTGATTGTATATGAA is a window of Phaeodactylum tricornutum CCAP 1055/1 chromosome 28, whole genome shotgun sequence DNA encoding:
- a CDS encoding predicted protein, giving the protein MDYTRQLTSSLCENACVSGPQMVLLITLGAITVFRREMSCNHCYAAPEDATVTGKSTEDGSTGMDEWWCAMDQHEAETEELLNGAGLYCSGASVLPTLTPIIKYMTASCYAWKLSASRHHFVKLWSFGGLSSSSSPPKAITISVPTNTDETHVGTNSLTRLPPDALVNILSFLLPKDVVSFACVDKSCQDAVECGETSEALWKSLWHRDYAWLIHAWTIGRGAFDRSGLVPPIYDKEFYFLFGLSYLNYVLAGQNTFDSCLIGLNGHIYDLTPFLMNHPGSPETVMVQAGRDSTSFFHSIRHSSGARKIAQSLCVAVNVARLGDNASGVRPTCATNVDTYDINRPHGVLAVVESPAIETLPSLRKLGTLERLRHSYSHQEERYRIQALANITRVEASLNGEVHVYYDPFRRCWCAWYNDSDLQPVFCSHL